In the Gemmatimonadota bacterium genome, one interval contains:
- a CDS encoding endonuclease/exonuclease/phosphatase family protein, protein MATARRRTLHAAAAALLLVTCGGEPEPAGEAGGGGGARTVRVALFNVQEMSTAKLMDVDDKGEGQDPQLRAAAAILQRIRPDVLVLEEIDHDYDGAEHGLDLNARRFVQAYLTRGEAPLDFRYTWAAPNNTGLLSGLDLNGDGIVATEKDLRTRAHGDDSFGYGEYPGQYSMAVLSRLPLLPDRARTFARFRWQSLPGHHMPVGFYAEAAREALRLSSKSHWDLPVQVADTVLHLLVSHPTPPVFDGEEDRNGRRNFDEIRFWALYLDDAPELEDDAGRQGGYDSDAPFVVVGDLNARPNADESLYDGRTAISQLLEHPRIQDTGDLLISEGGRRGRPAGPPDHWERATTGFGGGSRIDYLLPSIGIEVLDGGVFWPDAASDPEGAAWADAASDHRLIWLDLRLP, encoded by the coding sequence ATGGCAACGGCCAGACGGCGCACCCTCCACGCCGCGGCAGCGGCGCTCCTCCTGGTGACCTGCGGAGGGGAGCCCGAGCCCGCCGGGGAGGCGGGCGGGGGTGGTGGAGCCCGCACGGTCCGGGTGGCGCTCTTCAACGTGCAGGAGATGTCGACCGCCAAGCTGATGGACGTCGACGACAAGGGGGAGGGGCAGGACCCCCAGCTGCGCGCGGCCGCGGCGATCCTCCAGCGCATCCGACCGGACGTGCTCGTCCTGGAGGAGATCGACCACGACTACGACGGAGCCGAGCACGGACTGGACCTGAACGCGCGACGCTTCGTGCAGGCCTATCTGACGCGGGGCGAAGCGCCCCTCGACTTCCGCTACACGTGGGCGGCGCCGAACAACACGGGGCTGCTCTCGGGGTTGGACCTGAACGGGGACGGGATCGTGGCCACGGAGAAGGACCTGCGCACGCGGGCCCACGGCGACGACAGCTTCGGCTACGGGGAGTACCCGGGACAGTATTCGATGGCGGTGCTGTCGCGCCTGCCGCTCCTTCCCGATCGGGCACGCACGTTCGCGCGCTTCCGTTGGCAGAGCCTTCCCGGGCACCACATGCCGGTCGGGTTCTACGCGGAGGCGGCGCGTGAGGCCCTGCGCCTGTCGAGCAAGTCGCACTGGGATCTGCCGGTGCAGGTGGCCGACACCGTGCTGCACCTCCTCGTGAGCCACCCCACGCCGCCGGTGTTCGACGGCGAGGAGGACCGGAACGGTCGGCGCAACTTCGACGAGATCCGCTTCTGGGCCCTGTACCTGGATGACGCGCCGGAGCTCGAGGACGATGCCGGCCGTCAGGGCGGGTACGATTCGGATGCCCCGTTCGTGGTCGTCGGCGACCTGAACGCACGGCCCAACGCAGACGAGTCGCTGTACGACGGACGGACGGCGATCTCCCAGCTGCTCGAGCACCCGCGGATCCAGGACACGGGGGATCTGCTGATCAGCGAAGGGGGACGCCGGGGGCGCCCGGCGGGTCCGCCGGACCACTGGGAGCGGGCCACCACGGGGTTCGGTGGCGGCTCCCGCATCGATTACCTCCTGCCGTCCATCGGGATCGAGGTGCTGGACGGTGGCGTCTTCTGGCCGGACGCCGCCAGCGACCCCGAAGGCGCCGCCTGGGCCGACGCGGCGTCCGATCACCGGCTGATCTGGTTGGACCTGCGCCTGCCCTGA
- a CDS encoding Rid family detoxifying hydrolase, with protein sequence MSAIRPVTTDRAPAAGGHYSQGIVHGDVVYVSGQLPFRPGDATRTLGTVAEQAEQALRNVQAILDAAGSGLDRVLQMTIYISNGDDWGTVNEVYTRVLGDHRPARAVVPVSPLHYGAAIEIQAIGAVG encoded by the coding sequence GTGAGCGCCATCCGACCCGTCACTACCGATCGTGCTCCGGCCGCCGGTGGCCACTACTCGCAGGGGATCGTGCACGGAGATGTCGTCTACGTCTCCGGCCAGCTCCCGTTCCGGCCGGGCGACGCCACCCGGACCCTGGGTACCGTGGCCGAGCAGGCGGAGCAGGCGCTGCGGAACGTCCAGGCCATCCTGGACGCCGCGGGCAGCGGGCTCGACCGCGTCCTGCAGATGACGATCTACATCTCGAACGGCGACGATTGGGGTACGGTCAACGAGGTCTACACCCGGGTGCTGGGGGATCACCGGCCGGCCCGGGCCGTCGTTCCGGTGAGCCCCCTGCACTACGGCGCCGCGATCGAGATCCAGGCGATCGGCGCGGTCGGGTAG
- a CDS encoding sodium-dependent transporter, with protein sequence MSTESEGEAAMNGSQRWGTRVGLVLAMAGNAVGLGNFLRFPAQAAQNGGGAFLLPYLIAFVLMGLPLLWVEWAIGRHGGAFGHHSAPGMFARLGRSRWLKYIGVFGLFTNLTIAAYYCYIESWTLAYVVHSLRGTFASVDAAEFFPRYLGVHERSLFAVPLEALGFFAATLVLNVWILSRGLVRGIETAAKIGMPLLLGFAVLLAIRGLTLQPGAEGVVQSPLEGLDFVWAPDVQGLTNFSTWLAAAGQIFFTLSVGMGSIHCYASYLKAKDDIALNASAAGWMNEFVEVVLGGTILIPIATAYLGLQAVQAATAGGSGFGLAFLTLPSLFNHWGALAPAAGAMWFGLLFFAGITSSLAMGQPILAFLEDELRCGASEGCAALRCRHRGLGFLCVWLYPGGTFDEFDFWTGTFALVVFALLEVLVFGWVFGIDRGWEEITRGADIHVPRFFRFVIRYVTPAFIGVVFVGSLLQPVGSDWPAAWGSFVSGGGWPFAPESVIGRLGHVGDPSWAWRDPATGEPTRAFVQDATRVLLLLVFVGLAALVRMAWRRKEAV encoded by the coding sequence GTGTCCACTGAATCGGAGGGAGAGGCGGCCATGAACGGGTCGCAACGGTGGGGTACCCGAGTGGGGCTCGTGCTGGCCATGGCGGGCAATGCGGTAGGGCTGGGCAACTTCCTCCGCTTCCCGGCGCAAGCGGCGCAGAACGGTGGGGGAGCATTTCTCCTGCCCTATCTGATCGCGTTCGTGCTGATGGGCCTGCCGCTCCTGTGGGTGGAGTGGGCGATCGGGCGCCACGGCGGCGCGTTCGGGCACCACTCGGCGCCGGGAATGTTCGCCCGTCTCGGGCGCTCGCGCTGGCTGAAGTACATCGGTGTGTTCGGTCTCTTCACCAACCTGACCATCGCGGCGTACTACTGCTACATCGAGTCCTGGACCCTCGCCTATGTGGTCCACTCGCTGCGCGGAACCTTCGCCAGCGTCGACGCGGCGGAGTTCTTCCCGCGCTATCTCGGCGTGCACGAGCGGTCGCTCTTCGCCGTGCCGCTCGAAGCGTTGGGCTTCTTTGCCGCGACGTTGGTGCTGAACGTCTGGATCCTCTCGCGCGGTCTCGTGCGTGGAATCGAGACCGCGGCCAAGATCGGCATGCCGCTACTGCTCGGGTTCGCGGTCCTGCTGGCCATCCGCGGGCTGACCCTGCAGCCGGGAGCGGAGGGCGTGGTCCAGAGCCCGCTCGAGGGCCTCGACTTCGTCTGGGCGCCGGACGTCCAGGGCCTGACCAACTTCTCCACCTGGCTGGCTGCCGCCGGGCAGATCTTCTTCACCCTGTCGGTCGGGATGGGCTCGATCCACTGCTATGCGTCCTACCTGAAGGCCAAGGACGACATCGCCTTGAACGCCTCGGCCGCGGGGTGGATGAACGAGTTCGTCGAGGTCGTTCTGGGCGGCACCATCCTGATCCCGATCGCCACCGCCTATCTGGGCCTGCAGGCGGTGCAGGCCGCCACCGCCGGCGGGAGCGGCTTCGGCCTCGCCTTCCTCACCCTTCCCAGCCTCTTCAACCACTGGGGCGCTCTGGCCCCCGCGGCCGGAGCGATGTGGTTCGGTCTGCTCTTCTTCGCGGGGATCACCTCGTCCCTCGCGATGGGGCAGCCCATCCTGGCGTTCCTGGAGGACGAGCTTCGGTGTGGAGCGTCGGAAGGGTGCGCTGCTCTTCGGTGCCGCCACCGCGGGTTGGGCTTCCTCTGCGTGTGGCTCTACCCCGGCGGCACCTTCGATGAGTTCGACTTCTGGACGGGCACCTTCGCGCTCGTCGTGTTCGCCCTGCTGGAGGTGCTGGTCTTCGGCTGGGTGTTCGGGATCGATCGGGGCTGGGAGGAGATCACGCGCGGGGCGGACATCCACGTCCCGAGATTCTTCCGCTTCGTCATCCGCTACGTAACGCCGGCCTTCATCGGCGTGGTGTTCGTGGGCTCCCTTCTGCAGCCGGTCGGCAGCGACTGGCCGGCGGCCTGGGGATCGTTCGTGAGCGGGGGCGGTTGGCCGTTCGCGCCCGAGAGTGTCATCGGACGACTCGGCCACGTGGGAGACCCGAGCTGGGCGTGGCGGGACCCGGCCACGGGAGAACCCACTCGTGCGTTCGTGCAGGACGCGACCCGTGTCCTGCTGCTGCTCGTCTTCGTCGGCCTCGCCGCGTTGGTGCGGATGGCCTGGCGCCGCAAGGAGGCTGTATGA
- a CDS encoding inorganic pyrophosphatase, translated as MRDEIQRFRPHPWHGLSAGPGPPARVQAFVEITPFDLVKYEIDKQSGYLRVDRPQRTSSLPPALYGFIPRTLAGARVAACMDGARAGDLDPLDICVISERPVERAEILVTARVVGGIPMLDGDEADDKIVAVLDGDPAWASVRELDELPRPMIERLRHYFATYKTLPGEQATARVGEPYPRKHAEQVIRAALADYAAAFGT; from the coding sequence ATGCGCGACGAGATCCAACGCTTCCGACCACACCCCTGGCACGGGCTCAGCGCGGGCCCGGGGCCTCCCGCGCGGGTGCAGGCGTTCGTGGAGATCACACCCTTCGATCTCGTGAAGTACGAGATCGATAAACAGTCGGGGTACCTCCGCGTGGACCGTCCCCAACGCACGTCCTCGCTGCCACCGGCGCTGTACGGGTTCATCCCCCGCACGCTTGCAGGAGCACGGGTCGCCGCGTGCATGGACGGAGCGCGCGCCGGCGATCTGGACCCGCTCGACATCTGCGTGATCAGCGAGCGCCCGGTGGAGCGGGCGGAGATCCTCGTAACCGCGCGCGTCGTGGGGGGGATTCCGATGCTGGACGGCGACGAAGCGGACGACAAGATCGTCGCCGTTCTCGATGGCGATCCGGCGTGGGCCTCCGTCCGCGAGCTCGACGAGCTTCCACGGCCGATGATCGAACGGCTCCGCCACTACTTTGCGACGTACAAGACCCTTCCGGGCGAGCAGGCCACGGCACGGGTAGGGGAGCCGTATCCGCGAAAGCACGCCGAGCAGGTGATCCGCGCGGCGCTCGCGGACTACGCGGCCGCGTTCGGCACCTGA